One genomic segment of Streptomyces sp. NBC_00239 includes these proteins:
- a CDS encoding FAD-dependent monooxygenase, with product MRSGGSIAVVGGSIAGCAFASVAARAGADRVVVLERTGGRLADRGFGLCIHDDRAAELSAVGTLPPGIAAHPLTRRRWVVRDGDTAAGTLFWEQPFPFHSYHWGLLWQGLRGAMPDSVAYRQGAAVTAVTGAADRPELRLADGTSDHHDLVIGADGYRSVVREAVAAGSRPQYAGYVCWRGHFDARRMEGLGRGGPGTDVSPADAVTTVCFPGGSCVIYRIPGPGGTRVNWVLYAVPPQDGTLRFDDPTSFPAGHVTPGLAAGLSELLDREFPPYWGRLLALTPPEDTFVQPIYDLRTPRTAAGRVLLAGDAASVVRPHNTSGVAKALQDATAFGAAWRTAPSWDRLVSDYQAARGPAGHELVALARRLGHAQVEQTPDWAAMSPGRAESWWRDVLAGAPDIGGRPLGGG from the coding sequence ATGCGCAGCGGCGGTTCGATCGCGGTGGTCGGCGGGAGCATTGCGGGCTGCGCGTTCGCTTCGGTGGCGGCGCGCGCGGGGGCCGACCGCGTCGTGGTCCTCGAACGCACCGGCGGCCGGTTGGCGGACCGGGGCTTCGGCCTGTGCATCCACGACGACCGGGCCGCCGAACTCTCGGCGGTCGGCACGCTGCCCCCGGGCATCGCCGCCCACCCGCTGACCCGGCGCCGATGGGTGGTGCGCGACGGCGACACGGCCGCGGGCACACTCTTCTGGGAGCAGCCGTTCCCCTTCCACTCCTATCACTGGGGCCTGCTCTGGCAGGGGCTACGGGGGGCGATGCCTGACTCCGTGGCCTACCGGCAGGGCGCCGCGGTCACGGCGGTGACCGGCGCCGCCGACCGGCCCGAGCTGCGGCTCGCCGACGGCACGTCCGACCACCACGACCTGGTCATCGGCGCCGACGGCTACCGGTCCGTGGTCCGCGAGGCCGTCGCCGCGGGCTCCCGCCCCCAGTACGCCGGATACGTCTGCTGGCGCGGCCACTTCGATGCCCGGCGCATGGAAGGGCTCGGGAGGGGCGGGCCCGGGACGGACGTCTCGCCCGCGGACGCGGTCACCACCGTCTGCTTCCCGGGCGGCAGCTGCGTCATCTACCGCATCCCCGGCCCGGGGGGCACCCGCGTGAACTGGGTCCTGTACGCCGTCCCCCCGCAGGACGGCACGCTGCGCTTCGACGACCCCACCAGCTTCCCGGCCGGCCACGTCACCCCGGGCCTCGCGGCAGGCCTGTCGGAGCTGCTCGACCGCGAGTTCCCCCCGTACTGGGGCCGGCTGCTCGCGCTCACCCCGCCCGAGGACACCTTCGTCCAGCCCATCTACGACCTCCGGACGCCCCGCACGGCCGCCGGACGCGTACTGCTCGCGGGCGACGCCGCCTCCGTGGTCCGCCCGCACAACACGAGCGGTGTGGCCAAAGCTCTCCAGGACGCGACCGCGTTCGGGGCGGCCTGGCGTACCGCCCCGTCCTGGGACCGCCTCGTATCGGACTACCAGGCCGCCCGGGGCCCGGCCGGCCACGAACTGGTGGCCCTCGCCCGCCGCCTCGGGCACGCCCAGGTGGAACAGACCCCCGACTGGGCCGCGATGAGCCCCGGCCGCGCCGAGAGTTGGTGGCGGGACGTGCTGGCCGGGGCGCCCGACATCGGGGGTCGACCCCTGGGCGGTGGCTGA
- a CDS encoding M4 family metallopeptidase, producing the protein MSPLSPTAGRARRLALTSGAVVLTGTLLATGAATASAGAATERHEGTSVAATARSLGLGAKERLVVKDVVKDADGTVHTRYERTYAGLPVLGGDLIVHRAADGAVADVTKAVKTTIKVASVTPKLTPTAAKSAAFKAAKAAKTTGAADAEAPRKVIWAAKGKPVLAYETVVTGTRHDGVTPSRLRVITDANTGRKLFEIQLINDIAGGITPGVGSGAAGPVGSRAAAAGTGLSQYSGTVGLNTTTSSTGYTLVDSVRGGSSTVDLKHRTSGKGAVFTDADNKWGTGSPADNQTAAVDAAYGAAQTWDFYKNVLRRNGIKNDGRAPVSRVHYGKAYQNAFWDDQSFTITYGDGANNQHPLTQLDVAGHEFSHGVTSATANLQYSGESGGLNEATSDIFGTAVEWNAKNAQDQGDYLLGEKIDIFGNGKPLRYQDKPSKDGRGSADYWSAGVGNLDVHYSSGVANHFFYLLSEGSGAKDINGVHYDSPTVDGSTVAGIGRDKAVQIWYRALTTYFTSTTDYRGAREGTLKAAADLYGANSAEAQAVAAAWAGVNVKA; encoded by the coding sequence ATGTCTCCGCTTTCCCCCACCGCCGGCCGGGCGCGCCGTCTCGCCCTCACGTCCGGCGCCGTCGTCCTCACCGGCACCCTGCTCGCCACCGGTGCCGCCACCGCGTCGGCGGGTGCAGCCACGGAGCGCCACGAGGGCACCTCCGTCGCGGCCACCGCCCGGTCGCTCGGTCTCGGCGCCAAGGAGAGGCTGGTCGTCAAGGACGTCGTCAAGGACGCCGACGGCACGGTCCACACCCGCTACGAGCGCACCTACGCGGGCCTTCCGGTCCTGGGCGGCGACCTCATAGTCCACCGTGCCGCCGACGGCGCCGTCGCCGACGTCACCAAGGCCGTCAAGACCACCATCAAGGTCGCCTCTGTCACCCCGAAGCTGACCCCGACCGCCGCCAAGTCCGCCGCGTTCAAGGCCGCCAAGGCCGCGAAGACCACGGGTGCTGCCGACGCCGAGGCCCCCCGCAAGGTCATCTGGGCCGCCAAGGGCAAGCCCGTCCTCGCCTACGAGACGGTCGTCACCGGCACCCGGCACGACGGTGTCACCCCGAGCCGCCTGCGCGTCATCACGGACGCCAACACCGGCAGGAAGCTGTTCGAGATCCAGCTGATCAACGACATAGCCGGCGGCATCACCCCCGGGGTCGGCTCGGGGGCCGCCGGGCCGGTGGGCTCCCGGGCCGCCGCGGCCGGCACCGGCCTCAGCCAGTACAGCGGTACCGTCGGCCTGAACACCACGACGTCGTCGACGGGTTACACCCTCGTCGACAGTGTGCGCGGCGGATCCAGCACCGTCGACCTCAAGCACCGTACGAGCGGCAAGGGCGCGGTCTTCACCGACGCGGACAACAAGTGGGGCACCGGCAGCCCCGCCGACAACCAGACGGCCGCCGTGGACGCGGCCTACGGCGCCGCCCAGACCTGGGACTTCTACAAGAACGTCCTGCGCCGCAACGGCATCAAGAACGACGGCCGGGCCCCGGTCTCCCGGGTCCACTACGGCAAGGCGTACCAGAACGCCTTCTGGGACGACCAGTCCTTCACCATCACCTACGGCGACGGCGCGAACAACCAGCACCCGCTGACCCAACTCGACGTGGCCGGCCACGAGTTCAGCCACGGCGTCACCTCCGCCACCGCGAACCTGCAGTACTCCGGCGAGTCCGGCGGCCTGAACGAGGCCACCTCGGACATCTTCGGCACCGCGGTGGAGTGGAACGCGAAGAACGCCCAGGACCAGGGCGACTACCTGCTCGGCGAGAAGATCGACATCTTCGGCAACGGAAAGCCGCTGCGCTACCAGGACAAGCCGAGCAAGGACGGCCGCGGTTCGGCCGACTACTGGAGCGCCGGCGTCGGCAACCTCGACGTCCACTACTCGTCAGGTGTCGCCAACCACTTCTTCTACCTGCTGTCCGAGGGAAGCGGCGCGAAGGACATCAATGGCGTGCACTACGACAGCCCGACCGTGGACGGCTCCACGGTCGCCGGCATCGGCCGCGACAAGGCGGTGCAGATCTGGTACAGGGCGCTGACCACGTACTTCACCTCCACCACCGACTACCGCGGTGCCCGTGAGGGCACCCTGAAGGCAGCCGCCGACCTCTACGGCGCGAACAGCGCCGAGGCCCAGGCCGTTGCCGCCGCGTGGGCGGGGGTGAACGTCAAGGCCTGA
- a CDS encoding KamA family radical SAM protein, which produces MLTSALEPVQSARFLARGPRQIDEIAARFGLSDEIRETVRRLSLVLPFRVNDYVLSHLVDWRDVPGDPIFQMVFPQRGMLAAEDERQLANLLDEGAPKSRIAGVVQGIRARLNPHPSGQKELNVPHLDGVPLAGVQHKYRETVLYFPANGQSCHAYCTYCFRWAQFVGDADLRFAAPGPEQLIAYLRRHPEVGDVLVTGGDPMVMSTARLRDHLMPMLRVDSIRTLRIGTKSLAYWPQRFTTDKDAEDVLRLFEDIVASGRNLALMAHFSHPRELETDLVRRALARIRSTGALVYGQAPLIAHVNDDARTWAELWRAELSAGVVPYYLFVERDTGPHDYFKVPLAQAFDIFRNAYANLPGLARTVRGPVMSATAGKVVVDGIEHAERDTYFQLRLLQARDPLLVGRPFRAHYSSTASWIDQLRLEAGTPADIAAALLAPDGK; this is translated from the coding sequence ATGCTGACGTCCGCACTCGAACCGGTTCAGTCGGCGAGGTTCCTTGCCCGTGGCCCACGCCAGATCGACGAGATAGCTGCTCGTTTCGGACTTTCCGATGAGATCCGGGAGACCGTGCGCAGACTGTCCCTGGTGCTGCCGTTCCGGGTCAATGATTACGTGCTGTCCCACCTCGTGGACTGGCGGGACGTTCCAGGAGACCCCATCTTCCAGATGGTCTTCCCGCAGCGCGGGATGCTCGCGGCCGAGGACGAGCGGCAGCTGGCGAACCTCCTCGACGAAGGGGCGCCGAAATCCCGGATCGCCGGTGTCGTCCAGGGGATCCGGGCACGGCTCAACCCCCACCCGTCCGGGCAGAAGGAACTGAACGTCCCCCACCTCGACGGCGTACCGTTGGCCGGCGTCCAGCACAAGTACCGGGAGACCGTCCTGTACTTCCCGGCGAACGGCCAGAGCTGTCACGCCTACTGCACGTACTGCTTCCGCTGGGCTCAGTTCGTCGGAGACGCCGACCTGCGTTTCGCCGCACCCGGCCCCGAGCAGCTGATCGCCTACCTTCGCCGGCACCCGGAAGTCGGCGATGTCCTGGTCACCGGTGGCGACCCCATGGTGATGTCCACCGCCAGGCTGCGCGACCACCTCATGCCCATGCTGCGGGTGGACTCGATCCGCACCCTTCGCATCGGCACCAAGTCCCTCGCCTACTGGCCGCAGCGCTTCACCACCGACAAGGACGCCGAGGACGTGCTCCGCCTCTTCGAGGACATCGTGGCCTCCGGCCGGAACCTCGCCCTGATGGCGCACTTCAGCCACCCCCGGGAACTCGAAACCGACCTCGTCCGCCGGGCTCTGGCCCGCATTCGCTCCACCGGCGCGCTCGTCTACGGCCAGGCGCCCTTGATCGCTCACGTCAATGACGATGCCCGCACCTGGGCCGAGTTGTGGCGTGCCGAACTTTCGGCCGGAGTCGTTCCCTACTACCTGTTCGTTGAACGCGACACCGGCCCTCACGACTACTTCAAGGTCCCGCTCGCCCAGGCATTCGACATCTTCCGGAACGCCTACGCCAACCTCCCCGGTCTCGCCCGCACCGTTCGTGGACCGGTGATGTCCGCCACTGCGGGCAAAGTGGTCGTGGACGGAATCGAGCACGCGGAACGCGACACGTACTTCCAGCTCCGCCTGCTTCAGGCCCGCGACCCTCTGCTGGTCGGACGTCCGTTCCGCGCACATTATTCGAGCACCGCCTCCTGGATCGACCAGCTCAGACTCGAAGCCGGTACTCCCGCCGATATCGCCGCCGCGCTCCTCGCGCCTGACGGAAAGTGA
- a CDS encoding MFS transporter codes for MDPANITVTDERAVKRAVKATALGNAMEWFDFGVYSYLAVTIGKVFFPSGNATAQILASLAAFAAAFLVRPLGGMFFGPLGDRVGRKKILALTMIMMAAATLAIGLIPGYATIGVWAPALLVLCRMVQGFSTGGEYGGAATFIAEYAPDRRRGFWGSFLEFGTLVGYIAAAGLVTGLTLLLGDAVMLEWGWRLPFLIAGPLGLVGLYLRLKLDESPAFRELEGRTAGAPVEKVPLRKVLFADPRALALCVALVAAFNITDYMLLSYMPTYLSTLGFDETGGLLSIVAVMLVLLALVNLVGRLSDRVGRRPVLIGGSAAFVVLALPCFLLIRQGSPVAVFTGLLVLGLALVTYLGAMSSTLPALFPTRTRYASLSFGFNVSVSLFGGTTPLVVAALIDATGEDLMPAYYTMLAGLVGLIAAVLMAETAGRPLPGSPPSVSTPAEAAELAAALSRPSGATRVPRQSGRGATTARS; via the coding sequence GTGGACCCCGCCAATATCACGGTGACCGACGAACGGGCGGTGAAGCGTGCCGTCAAGGCCACAGCCCTCGGAAACGCGATGGAGTGGTTCGATTTCGGGGTGTACAGCTACCTCGCCGTCACTATCGGAAAGGTGTTCTTCCCATCGGGGAACGCCACAGCGCAAATCCTCGCGTCCTTGGCGGCCTTCGCCGCGGCCTTCCTGGTCCGGCCGCTGGGCGGCATGTTCTTCGGCCCGCTCGGTGACCGCGTGGGCCGGAAGAAGATCCTCGCCCTCACCATGATCATGATGGCGGCGGCGACGCTCGCCATCGGCCTGATCCCCGGCTACGCCACGATCGGCGTGTGGGCGCCGGCCCTGCTGGTGCTGTGCCGCATGGTGCAGGGCTTCTCCACGGGCGGCGAGTACGGCGGTGCCGCAACGTTCATCGCCGAGTACGCCCCTGACCGCCGCCGCGGCTTCTGGGGCAGCTTCCTGGAATTCGGCACGCTCGTCGGCTACATCGCCGCGGCCGGCCTGGTCACCGGGCTGACGCTGCTGCTCGGCGACGCCGTCATGCTGGAATGGGGCTGGCGGCTGCCGTTCCTGATCGCGGGTCCGCTGGGGCTCGTCGGCCTGTACCTGCGACTCAAGCTGGACGAGTCGCCCGCGTTCCGGGAACTGGAGGGCCGCACGGCCGGCGCGCCGGTCGAGAAGGTGCCGCTGCGCAAGGTCCTGTTCGCCGATCCCCGGGCGCTGGCGCTGTGCGTGGCGCTGGTCGCCGCGTTCAACATCACCGACTACATGCTGCTGTCGTACATGCCGACGTACCTGTCCACTCTCGGCTTCGACGAGACCGGCGGCCTGTTGTCGATCGTCGCCGTCATGCTGGTGCTGCTCGCCCTGGTCAACCTGGTGGGCCGGCTCTCGGACCGTGTGGGTCGCCGTCCGGTGCTCATCGGCGGCTCCGCCGCGTTCGTGGTCCTGGCCCTCCCCTGCTTCCTCCTCATCCGCCAGGGCAGCCCGGTCGCCGTGTTCACCGGCCTGCTCGTCCTCGGCCTGGCCTTGGTCACCTACCTGGGGGCGATGAGCTCCACGCTGCCGGCGCTCTTCCCGACCCGGACCCGCTACGCCTCGCTCTCCTTCGGATTCAACGTCTCGGTCTCGCTGTTCGGCGGCACCACCCCGCTGGTCGTGGCCGCCCTGATCGACGCCACCGGCGAGGACCTGATGCCCGCGTACTACACCATGCTGGCCGGTCTGGTCGGCTTGATCGCGGCGGTGCTGATGGCGGAGACGGCGGGCCGCCCGCTGCCCGGCTCCCCGCCGTCGGTGTCCACTCCCGCCGAGGCCGCCGAACTCGCCGCGGCACTCTCCCGCCCGTCCGGCGCCACCCGCGTCCCCCGGCAGAGCGGCCGCGGCGCCACCACCGCCCGCTCCTGA